In a genomic window of Meleagris gallopavo isolate NT-WF06-2002-E0010 breed Aviagen turkey brand Nicholas breeding stock chromosome 1, Turkey_5.1, whole genome shotgun sequence:
- the RASSF3 gene encoding ras association domain-containing protein 3 isoform X2 → MDCLTAHGTLHGSDGDGQDDQKETEPHVYLSKEEVKEKIQSYNSSVTDKLKMTLNSNGIYTGFIKVQMELCRPITVQSSPGQGTCAHSNNETAFYLPNDCVNTLHISSTNTVREVIEALLKKFFVADNPAKFALYKRCHKEDQVYICKLSDREHPLYLRLVAGPRTEMLSFVLREHETGEVMWEAFSLPELQNFLRILDKEENEQLQILKKRYAAYRDKLEEALGGVWKPG, encoded by the exons GATGATCAGAAGGAGACCGAACCTCATGTTTATCTCAGTAAAGAAGAAGTTAAAGAGAAGATACAAAGCTATAACTCATCTGTCACTGATAAATTGAAGATGACCTTG AACTCAAATGGGATTTACACTGGCTTCATCAAAGTTCAGATGGAACTATGCAGACCGATCACTGTGCAGTCTTCTCCCGGCCAGGGAACGTGTGCTCACAGCAATAACGAAACTGCTTTTTACCTGCCGAACGACTGTGTGAATACACTTCACATCAGCAGCACCAATACTGTCCGTGAAGTCATTGAGGCCTTGctcaaaaagttttttgttgcTGACAACCCTGCAAAGTTTGCACTTTACAAACGCTGTCACAAGGAAGACCAAG TTTATATATGCAAGCTGTCCGACAGAGAACATCCCCTCTACCTGCGTTTGGTGGCAGGCCCCAGGACAGAAATGCTCAGTTTTGTTCTACGTGAGCACGAGACTGGAGAGGTCATG TGGGAAGCTTTCAGCCTTCCTGAACTACAAAACTTCTTGCGTATACTGGACAAAGAGGAAAACGAGCAACTGCAAATCCTAAAGAAGCGTTACGCAGCTTACAGGGACAAACTTGAAGAAGCCCTTGGTGGGGTGTGGAAACCTGGTTAA